From the genome of Plasmodium malariae genome assembly, chromosome: 9, one region includes:
- the PmUG01_09053500 gene encoding conserved Plasmodium protein, unknown function, which yields MSRCRSCSGQRSSGKGSSSSNSSRYGCSLNRKRNRSGRKGEKVTRPNSNCVRRTNSYMCKMGPLKKVFLDLGVLIDIKKIKVYKKERFDLELINNVNDRFVEKVYNLLLDKKRNIIPEDELIDFVFLLMSDRKENSTTEGKEEGEKREPKEQKEKKEQKEKKEQKEKKEQKEKKEQKEKKEQQSTNNYNEGNTKCIIKNEVTNIIRKINKFYFYFKEFILKERLIFTGEVSENGKMTFLHDFMDSTLVSSSLVSSSLANSSLANSSLANSSFTSSSLTRSSLTSGWGDCVNVIDTKHGEGYEEAEGGNAFFKENENENLEIKTNCIKSGREQKEGAKEYRKKIEYAIRKTLHTNVSRERELSEVNKISKENNKKKIQKNEEDSYTLNEIKTSSSSYEKVLERNTKCGKDIKSYIDEDEKLNNGRKNKCVGSSYAGDTTSLDSVDDHMVRSSLHKSTEERKRSKGKCGIERFGHDIRSGISCGKNNKNEGMSTYTSNTTKRGMPRSVKKSIYDEDDNDAVIEGVKFGKSSAEDAEEENAANNLNDANIPNDANNAQGSTSTACGRHITINSNRKEKKKVNKFLNSTKLLTNEKTYDDLNIKKQLNKNILDNYLGEAYNNCVYSNENDVLADISYDNNLSSFNSYTWSEEKLTNYHLSDTNREKKWAAPFECSKQKVLSISEEGTMSSYYCSPIKKKNIYNLKKYSNENGVHTKGQKLSENKKDAFFQNVKERGNLVDKRKKCERNKNNAGYNSNSIFKEDMNRIKINGEYLFVPKFNNTMGKGHTKGIACEKINSAQVKRAGSPKLANEDDHNTNPYERSCAKVVSGNTVCDGSNVSDDFDGCDHYDGDRKTGIIDKIERNERYDKYDGKKKFFRKNKIHLNKSGNSDVQNKKNCDQYFMKNEEEYFDGSGELAEEDNNTYSNNENTNLKLNRNCASPQNNTNGECYVGVDHITNGSEAYFDGLNRNKENHKCCIQRDSSSSSSSNKGGNTLISPYSMNWLDDGVNNENGVQEADREEVRASDTIETLISAPCVTTAPAVATTSTSVSAPYLSTSITSCANHKRNGYTNGQSTHNMLKEYSSTNYFTDEHELVKLEKGIKSKENMKKGICNKEDMVRDYLEEDANGVVDKYEIYSNSGDGGGCSTIKRECLIAYDTLHVYPEYEKGIANKNLLDSINYSGVNEQCILRDVDQHSDCIPYDDENETNYYSNEGDKEIPNNACFTYFLSKARSEENIYKIAQKKNVLRDEGVTSEAMTRDGTSRNDNILSEDVHDIREWDACAQEEKKEVDENTLHMYRERREKEFIINSRINEKMVKQQSNGHWEVLKDRCNKFDDVMKNKSTILFNFKKKKEGIADKFNGNSLKKKKKKKINNKNATLDNSANILSDDVPDFTISHDDSMFYKNISNGMDGKDNDNDDVNDNDDVNDDDDVNDDDDVNDDDDVNDDDDVNYDDDNDNDGEEKMSNASIEQNFNKDSFLLLKKKKEDTRLRKWLTKINARENEKKKKIQEKQNDSKKKELVNCTFQPTLNSNRAKKNNSIMKKDMNMYSHNFFAFNKGYENSSVYAENGKSNYDSANISTIIRNKDKLSNYSAIEGTSKNSCEDHFGGRYENHCEGRFENISIMGTHYFDHSNFIICNTDEKEISNNRWDKKHTIDRNKMLYWKAMNHKEELQRKKIELEREREEELKKVCKFQPAIKDNVKIYLSELPNGYDKTVDRIKKGVEEKRRVHNFLTYRIPPTNQTKHINQVKHTNREKHTNREKHTNREKHTNREKHTNREKHTNREKHTNREKHTNQEKHTNQEKHTNQEKHTNREKHTNQEKHTNYIHHNEHNKCEKTTVVPFSFDKGLYKVKIKPVYFETKIKISENKIASLAIREDEDPLYIVDIFCKIHAIKNDDKQILYKYILDELKKISLTD from the exons ATGAGTAGATGTCGTAGTTGTAGTGGACAAAGAAGTAGTGGAAAGGGGagtagcagtagtaatagtagtagaTATGGATGTAGTTTAAATAGGAAACGTAATAGGAGTGGTAGGAAAGGGGAGAAAGTAACACGGCCTAATAGCAACTGCGTACGAAGAACAAACAGTTACATGTGCAAAATGGGGCCTCTAAAAAAGGTGTTCCTAGATTTAGGTGTTTTAAtagacataaaaaaaataaaagtttacAAGAAAGAACGTTTTGAtttagaattaataaataatgtaaatgatCGATTTGTAGAGaaagtatataatttgttattagacaagaaaagaaatattataccAGAGGATGAATTGATtgattttgtatttttattaatgagTGATAGAAAGGAAAATAGTACAACAGAAGGAAAAGAAGAAGGAGAAAAAAGAGAAccaaaagaacaaaaagagaaaaaagaacaaaaagagaaaaaagaacaaaaagagaaaaaagagcaaaaagagaaaaaagaacaaaaagagaaaaaagaacaacAGAGTACTAATAACTACAATGAGGGAAATACAAAATGCATCATAAAAAACGAAGTAACCAATATAATtaggaaaataaataagttttatttttactttaaagAATTTATCTTAAAGGAGCGTCTTATATTTACAGGGGAAGTATCCGAAAATGGAAAGATGACCTTCCTCCACGATTTTATGGATAGCACTTTGGTTAGCAGCAGTTTGGTTAGTAGCAGTTTGGCTAATAGCAGCTTGGCTAATAGCAGCTTGGCTAATAGCAGCTTCACGAGTAGTAGTCTGACTAGGAGCAGCCTGACCAGTGGATGGGGTGACTGTGTTAATGTAATTGATACAAAACACGGTGAGGGCTACGAAGAAGCAGAAGGAGGTAATGCCTTTTTTAAGGAGAACGAAAATGAAAACTTggaaattaaaacaaattgcATCAAATCAGGTAGGGAACAGAAGGAAGGAGCAAAAGAATATAGAAAGAAGATCGAATACGCTATTCGAAAGACACTGCATACTAATGTGAGTAGGGAAAGAGAACTAAGCGAAGTTAACAAAATTTCTAAGGAGaacaataaaaagaaaatacaaaaaaatgaagaagataGTTATACACTCAATGAAATAAAGACAAGCTCTTCAAGTTATGAAAAAGTTTTAGAAAGAAACACAAAATGTGGAAAGGATATTAAATCTTACATTGATGAGGATGAAAAACTAAATAATGGAAGGAAGAATAAATGCGTAGGAAGTTCATATGCGGGTGATACAACTAGTCTGGATAGTGTAGATGACCACATGGTGAGAAGTAGTTTACATAAAAGTACCGAGGAGCGAAAAAGGAGTAAAGGAAAATGCGGAATTGAACGTTTTGGACATGATATACGTAGCGGCATAAGCTGTGGTAAGAATAACAAGAATGAAGGTATGAGTACATACACGAGCAACACTACGAAGAGAGGCATGCCCCGCAGTGTGAAGAAGAGCATTTATGATGAGGATGACAATGATGCCGTCATTGAAGGCGTAAAATTTGGAAAGTCCAGTGCAGAAGATGCAGAAGAAGAAAACGCCGCAAACAATTTAAACGATGCAAACATCCCAAATGATGCAAACAATGCACAAGGATCCACTTCAACCGCATGCGGAAGACATATTACTATTAACAGTAacagaaaggaaaaaaaaaaggtaaataaatttttaaacagCACAAAGCTGCTTACAAACGAGAAAACATATGATGATTTGAATATAAAGAAGCAACTTAATAAGAACATTCTGGATAATTATTTAGGGGAAGCGTATAACAATTGTGTCTattcaaatgaaaatgatgTTTTAGCTGATATAAGTTATGATAACAATTTGTCATCATTTAATTCTTACACATGGTCTGAAGAAAAGCTGacaaattatcatttatcAGATAcaaatagagaaaaaaaa tgggctGCGCCATTTGAATGTAGTAAGCAAAAAGTTTTATCTATTAGTGAAGAGGGAACTATGTCATCATATTATTGCTCTCccatcaaaaaaaaaaatatatataatttaaaaaaatattctaatgAAAATGGTGTACATACAAAAGGACAAAAATtaagtgaaaataaaaaggatgcattttttcaaaatgtaaAAGAGAGGGGAAACCTCGTtgataaaagaaagaaatgcGAGCgtaataaaaacaatgcCGGATATAATAGTAACTCAATTTTTAAAGAGGATAtgaatagaataaaaataaatggagaatatttatttgtaccAAAATTCAATAATACCATGGGCAAGGGACATACAAAAGGTATTGCttgtgaaaaaataaattctgcTCAAGTGAAAAGGGCAGGTTCCCCTAAACTGGCGAACGAAGACGACCATAACACGAACCCTTATGAAAGGAGTTGTGCCAAAGTGGTAAGCGGTAACACGGTGTGTGATGGATCTAACGTGTCTGACGATTTTGACGGGTGTGATCATTACGATGGTGATAGAAAAACAGGTATAATTGACAAAATTGAAAGAAATGAACGATATGACAAATatgatggaaaaaaaaaattttttagaaaaaataaaattcaccTGAACAAGTCAGGCAATAGTGATGtacagaataaaaaaaattgtgacCAATATTTCATGAAAAATGAGGAAGAATATTTTGACGGATCAGGTGAATTAGCGGAGGAGGATAATAACACGTATAGCAATAACGAGAACACTAACCTAAAGTTAAATAGAAATTGTGCTAGTCCACAGAATAACACTAATGGTGAATGTTACGTTGGGGTCGATCATATAACCAATGGTAGCGAAGCATATTTTGATGGtttaaatagaaataaagaGAATCATAAGTGCTGCATTCAAAGGgatagtagcagtagtagtagtagtaataaggGAGGTAATACGTTGATTTCCCCTTATAGCATGAACTGGCTAGATGATGGGGTGAACAATGAAAATGGCGTACAAGAAGCAGACAGGGAAGAAGTACGAGCAAGTGATACGATAGAGACTTTGATTAGTGCTCCTTGTGTGACAACTGCTCCAGCTGTGGCTACTACTTCCACTTCGGTTAGTGCTCCCTATTTGTCTACTTCCATTACTTCTTGTGCTAATCATAAACGTAATGGATACACAAATGGGCAAAGTACTCATAACATGTTGAAGGAGTATTCAAGCACAAATTATTTCACGGATGAACATGAATTAGTTAAACTGGAAAAGGGTATTAAATCCAAGgagaatatgaaaaaaggcATATGTAATAAAGAAGATATGGTAAGAGATTATTTGGAAGAGGATGCTAATGGGGTGGTtgataaatatgaaatttattCAAACAGTGGTGATGGTGGTGGTTGTTCAACCATCAAAAGAGAATGTTTAATTGCGTATGACACGTTGCATGTATATCCAGAATATGAAAAAGGGATTGCTAATAAGAATCTTTTGGACAGTATTAACTATAGTGGTGTTAATGAGCAATGTATTTTGAGAGATGTTGATCAACATAGTGATTGTATCCCTTAtgatgatgaaaatgaaacaaattaTTACTCAAATGAGGGTGACAAAGAGATTCCTAACAATGCGTGCTTTACCTATTTTTTGAGCAAAGCAAGAAGTGAAGAGAACATATATAAGATCgcacaaaagaaaaatgtactGAGAGATGAGGGTGTAACTAGTGAAGCCATGACGAGAGATGGTACTAGCAGGAACGATAACATTTTATCAGAAGATGTTCATGATATTAGAGAATGGGATGCATGTGCACAGGAGGAAAAGAAAGAGGTGGATGAAAATACATTGCATATGTATAGAGAAAGACGAGAAAAAGAGTTTATAATTAACAGCAggataaatgaaaaaatggtaaaacaACAGTCAAATGGACATTGGGAAGTACTAAAAGACCGTTGTAACAAATTTGACGatgtaatgaaaaataaaagtactatactttttaattttaaaaaaaagaaggaaggTATTGCTGACAAATTTAATGGaaatagtttaaaaaaaaaaaaaaaaaaaaaaattaacaacaAAAATGCGACTTTGGATAATTCggcaaatatattaagtgaTGATGTGCCTGATTTTACCATAAGTCACGATGACagtatgttttataaaaatatttcaaatggTATGGATGGCAAAGATAACGATAACGATGATGTTAATGATAACGATGATGTTAATGATGATGACGATGTTAATGATGATGACGATGTTAATGATGATGACGATGTTAATGATGATGACGATGTTAATTATGATGACGATAACGATAACGATGGCGAGGAAAAAATGTCGAATGCCTCAATTGAGCAGAATTTCAATAAAGACAgttttttactattaaaaaaaaaaaaagaagatactCGACTGCGCAAATGGTTAACTAAAATAAATGCAAgggaaaatgaaaagaagaaaaaaattcaagaaaaacaaaatgattcaaaaaaaaaagaattggTAAATTGTACGTTTCAGCCAACTTTAAATTCGAACAGagcgaaaaaaaataactcaataatgaaaaaagataTGAACATGTACAGTCACAACTTCTTTGCATTTAACAAAGGATATGAGAATAGCAGCGTGTATGCAGAAAATGGCAAGAGTAACTATGACAGTGCAAATATCTCGACAATTATCCGAAATAAAGATAAGCTTTCGAATTATTCTGCTATAGAAGGGACTAGCAAAAATAGTTGTGAAGACCACTTTGGAGGCCGATATGAGAACCACTGTGAAGGGCGCTTTGAAAACATTTCCATTATGGGTACACATTATTTTGATCATtccaattttattatatgtaatacgGATGAGAAAGAAATAAGTAACAATAGGTGGGATAAGAAACACACCATAGACAGAAACAAGATGTTATACTGGAAAGCTATGAACCATAAGGAAGAACtgcaaagaaaaaaaatagagctcgaaagagaaagagaagaagaattaaaaaaagtgtgTAAATTCCAGCCTGCCATAAAGgataatgttaaaatatacttGTCCGAATTACCGAACGGGTATGACAAAACAGTAGACAGAATTAAAAAAGGGGTTGAAGAAAAGAGGAGGGTTCACAACTTTTTAACATACAGAATTCCTCCAACCAATCAAACGAAGCATATAAACCAAGTGAAGCATACGAACCGAGAGAAACATACGAACCGAGAGAAACATACGAACCGAGAGAAACATACGAACCGAGAGAAACATACGAACCGAGAGAAACATACGAACCGAGAGAAACATACGAACCGAGAGAAACATACGAACCAAGAGAAACATACGAACCAAGAGAAACATACGAACCAAGAGAAACATACGAACCGAGAGAAACATACGAACCAAGAGAAACATACGAATTATATTCATCATAACGAACATAATAAATGCGAAAAGACAACCGTCGTACCATTTAGTTTTGATAAAGGTTTATATAAAGTAAAGATAAAGCCTGTTTattttgaaacaaaaataaaaatatcagaaaataaaattgcatCATTAGCCATTCGTGAGGATGAAGACCCCTTATACATTGttgatattttttgtaaaatacatgcaataaaaaatgacgataaacaaatattatacaaatatattcttGATGAGTTAAAAAAGATCTCCTTAACAGACTGA